DNA from Acidobacteriota bacterium:
ACAAACGGCTCCTCACTCGCATGCAGGCCACGGAGGTCTGACACGGAAGCGGCCAGGGGTAACAGGCCAGGGATCAGAACCACCAGCCCGCAGGTGCGCATAACCGCCTCATGGCTCCTGCGCTGGCTGGGATTCATTTACTTCTGGGTCTTTCTCGGATGGTGGCGCCAGGCGCCGGGACTGATCGGACCGCAAGGGATTTTGCCGGCGGCCGATTATTTGCACGCCGTCGCGGCGCATTTTCACCCCGCCGCCCGCATCTGGTTCACTCCTTCCCTGCTCTGGATCTCCAGCTCAACCGCGGCGCTGCACGTCATGTGCGGCCTCGGCCTGGCGGCAGCAGTCGCCGTCATGGCGCGTTGGCACTCGCGCTGGGGACTGGCGGTGTGCCTCGTCTGTTTTCTCTCGCTCATTGCCTGCGCCCAGGTCTTTGCCAACTATCAATCCGACGGCATGCTCATGACCGCCGGATTCTTTGCCCTGTTTGTTGATCTGAAATCCCCGAGCTGGTGGAGCTGGTTCTCACTGCGCTGGCTCTGGTTCACCATCTACTTCGGCTCCGGCATCGCCAAGTGGATGAGCCACGACCCGCAGTGGCGCCATCTGACCGCACTCGATCAGTACTATCAGAATCTGCCTCTGCCCAACTGGCTGGGATGGTACGCGCAAAACTACCTGCCCCACAGTGTCGAGGCCGCGATAGCCGCCGCAATTCTGATCCTGGAACTTTTTGTCGTCTGGCTGGCCTTTCTACCGCGCCGCTGGCGCATCGCCCTCTTCTGGATCGTCACCCCCTTCCAAATTGCGATCATTCTCACCGCCAATTACGGCTTCCTGAGCTGGTTGGTGCTGGGCCTCGGCCTGACCCTCATCGACGACCGGCATCTGCACTGGCTCTTGCGGCGCCCGTATGTTGCTGTGGAAAGCGTTCTGGCTTCTTGGCGCGTAGGCTTGGCGTCCGCGGTGCTGGTGGCGCTGGTCGCCGTGACCGGCCTGAATCTGGCTGGCCGCATGTGGCCGGCGCTGCCCACGCCGCAGCGGGTCACCTTCGCACTGCAGCCCTTCCGCATCGCCGATCCCTTCGGGCTGTTCGCGGTCATGACACGCAACCGATACGAGATCGAGTTTCAGGGAACGCGCGACGGCCGGACCTGGACGGCCTACCCATTCCGTTACAAGCCTCAAGATCCCCAGCGTGCGCCCGCAGGCGATCTTTTCCTGTTCGCCCCCTATCAGCCGCGATTCGATTGGAATTTGTGGTTTGCCTCGCTCAGTTCGGTGCAGCAGGAGCGCTGGGTGGAATCGACCGAGCTGCGCCTGCTGACCAATGATCCGCCAGTGCTCGCCTTGTTTGCTCGCAATCCCTTCGCCGCGCGGCCGCCCATCGCGGTACGCGCCGTGCTCTGGCAATACTGGTTCTCCACCCCAGCGCAAAAGCGCCGGCAAGGCATCTGGTGGCGCCGCAAACTGCTCGGTCAATACGCCCCCACGCTGGTCATGACCTCCGCCGGAGTCGAGTCTTTGCCTACTCGGTAAGCTGCGGCAGGTTCTCGACCGGCTTCAGATCGGCAGGCGTTTCCCAGTTGGCATTGAGATCCTGTAGCTTGTTCAACTGCGGCGCCAGGCGGGAGCGGTAGGAGTTGTTGGCCGAGTTGTAAGCTTTTCCGGCGGCATCGAGCGCTTTGCCCACGCCCTGGAAATGATCGAGGAAAACCTGCAAGCGCTGCCCGAGGGTGGCAATCTCGCGCAGCAGCACCTGCATTTTCTGGCCGGCATTGAACTGCTGCCATCCCTGCGCCACGATAGAAATCAGCGGAAACAAGGTGCTGGGGCTCGCCAGCAGAATCGCAGGCGCCAGTTGCTGGCCGTACCGGAACAGCTCCGGATCGGCGTCCAGCGCCGCGCGAAATGCGCCTTCGCTGGGCACGAACATGATCACGCAGGGCATGCTGTTCTCCAGGTGGCCGCAGTAATCTTTGCCGGCCAATTCCTTGGCGCGGCGGCGCAGCACCTGCGCGAAGGCGTTGTAGCAAGCCAGTCGCCGGGCTTCTTCGCTGGCGTCCAGTCCGGCAAGGAAATCGTTCAGGCTGGCCTTGGCATCAACCGCCAGCTTGCGGCCGCTGGGCAGGTAGACGACCGCATCCGGACGCAGGCCATTATCCAGCGTGAACTGCAGGTCATAGTCGATCTGTTCATGCAAGCCGCAAGCAGCAAAAATATTCTTTAAAACCGATTCGCCCCAGTCCCCGCGCACGCTATTGCTGGTGGCGAGCGCTTCGCGCAGCGTGCGCGCCTCCTGGGTCATGGCCGCACCCGCGCCCACCATCTGCTGAAGCTGCTGTTCGACTTTGGCCTGCGCCGCGGCGCGTTCTTTTTCAAACTCGGTAATGCGCGCCTGGTAGCTTTCGAGACGCGATTGCATGTCTTGCAATTTCGCCTGCAGGCCCGCGCTGGTGGTCTCGACCTGACGCACAGTTACTTCGCCCAGAAGCTGCAGTTCCGGGCCCGCGATGGATTTAAGTTCCGCGGCGACAGCCGTGCGCGTGCGCCACACCACGAACCAGGTCAACGCCACTCCGGCCGCCAGGCCGACCAGGACGTACAGCACGCCCATCATGCCGGCACCTTCCGCGCCGCCGCCACCGCCCGGTAGCGCGGCGTGAAGCCCAGCGCGCGGGCGCGCTCGAGCAAGCCGTTGAAGTCGAGGCTGATGGTGGCCCCGGCGCTCTGCGTAACCTCATCCTCGATCGGCAGGTCAAAGTCGTCGGCGCCATAGCAAAGTCCGTCCAGCGCGCCTTCGTTTTGGGTCAGCACCGAAGTGCGGATGCGGGCGATGTTGTCGAGATAAATGCGGCTGAGCGCGAGGTGACGCAGGTACTCGCGCGTCGAAACTTCCTTCCCGCCGAGAGGGGTGCCGTAGGGTTTGTAGGTCCAGCAGAGAAAACTCGCCAGACCGCCGGTCGCATCCTGAAACGCGCGCGTACGCTCCAGATGCTCCAGCCGCTCGGCCAGCGTCTCGTCGAAGCCGATCACCATGGTCGCGGTGGTCTTCAGGCCGGCAGCGACAATGGCCGCCTGCGCCGCAAAATACTCGGCAACGCTGTATTTGAACTTGCTGTGCCGCGCGCGGAAGCTTTCGGTGAGGATTTCCGAGCCGCCACCGGTGATCCAGCGCACCCCTGCGGCACGGAAGCGTTCCGCCGCCTGCGCCCAGCTCAGCTTGGCGTGGTCGGCCAGATACATAAACTCGGCAACCGTGAGCGCATAAAATTCCAGCCGGTCGCCATAGCGGGCGCGCAGCGAGGAAAACAAATCGCAGTAGTAATCGAGCGGCAGATGCGGGTTGAAGCCGCCGTTGAAACCCGCCAGATCGCCGCCCATCGCCAGCAGCTCGTCAATTTTGGCGAACACCTGCTCGCGGCTCAGCACATATCCGCCCGCTTGCCCCGGCAGGCGGTAGAAGGCACAATAATCGCACTGCGCCACGCACACGTTGGTATAGTTCACGATGCGCATGATCAGGTACGTGCACTCCCCCGGCCGGTGAAACCGCGCCCGCACCGCCGTGGCCAGCCGCTGCCAATCTTCGTCGCTGGCCTCGCGCCAGAGCTGCTCAGCGTCAGCCGCGTCGATGCGCTCGCCCGCCTCGACCTTTTCATACAATGAGGTCATTCGGAGATTAGGTTAGCAAATCCGCATGGCCTCAGACATTTTCACCATTGGACACTCCACCCGAACCAGCGAAGAATTCGTGCATCTGCTGCAAATGCATGGGGTGCAGCAGCTTTGCGATGTCCGCACCATCGCCAAATCGCGGCACAATCCCCAGTTTGCCGAGCCGGAGCTTGCCGCCAGCCTCACGGCCGTAAAAATCACTTATCGCCGCCTGGCCCAGCTCGGCGGCCTGCGCCACGCCCACAAGGACTCGCCCAACACCGGCTGGCGCAACCTCAGCTTCCGCGGCTACGCCGACTACATGCAAACCCCGGCGTTTGCCGCAGGGCTGGCCGAGCTGGAAGCTTTAGCCCGCGCGGCGCCAACCGCGATCATGTGTGCCGAGGCGGTGCCCTGGCGCTGCCACCGCTCGCTCATTGGCGACGCCCTGACGGTGCACGGATGGCAGGTATGGGACATCATCACCGAGAAACCGCCATCTCCGCATCGCATGACACCCTTTTTGCGCGTGGTGGATGGCCACTTAACATACCCTGCCACCGAATGAGGCTTCGCGCGTCATACTGTTTGTAGCAATTCTCCTTAAGGAGCCCCTCTGCATGCAATCACACTGGCGTAATGGTCTTTTCGCAACTGCTTTGAGCCTTGGAATGCTTCCCGTGGGCCTGGGCGCCCTGACGCCACCTCGCCAAAGCCACCAAAGCCAGATGACCACGGTCTATTCCGGCGTGGTCACCGATTCTATGTGCGGCGCTAAGCACACCATGGGCGGCAGCTCACCCGCAGCCTGCGTGCACATGTGTGTCGCCGGTGGCTCTGACTACGCGCTGGTGGTCGGCCAGAAAATCTACACCCTGGCCACCCACAACAACGCCCAGCTCAAAGAACTCTACAAGTACGCCGCCAAGCGCGTCGAAGTCCGCGGCACCCTAAAAGGCGACACCCTGACGGTCCACTCCGTCCGCCCCGCAGCACACTGAGGTTCGCGAGGTTCGCGGTACTGAAATACTGACGTACTGAAATACTGATGTACTGTTACGGCTGCACCTTCAAGTGCATGTTGGCGAGCAGAGTGTAAACCGCGCGTTCGTAAGCAATCTTCGCGATCTGGTAGCTGGTGTAGGAGGATAGGAGCTGCGACTGTGCCTGGCTCAACTGCACCTGGCCTTGCAAAAGCTGGAACAGGGTGATGGTGCCGAGCAGGTACTCCTGATTTTCCGCATCGACGTTCTTCTGCGAGAGATCGCGTGCGATGGTCGCCGACTTGACCTCTTCGACCGCCATGCGAAGCTGGGTGTCGGCTAAGCGCACATCCTGGCGGATGGTCTGCTCCTCGTTGCGGATGTTGTACTCTGCCTGCGTCTGCGCCAGCATCGAATCGGCCAACTGCGACTCGGCGCGGCTGTTGCGCAGCGGCAGCGTCAACTGCAGGCTGAAGCCGTAGGTCGGCGAGTTGAAAGCAAAGAGTTGATTGAAGTCGTGGCCCAGACCGGTACTGGACCCGCCGACGACCACGCCCAGCGGCGTCACGGAAGCGATCTGGTTGCCCGCGAGGGCATTCGAGCCGTAGCTGCCCGTGAGGTTCAACTGCGGCCGCAGGGCGTCGTGTGCAGCCGCGATGTTGAACTTGTTCTCCAGGTTCTGGCGTTGCAACGCATTCAACTCGGGACGATGAGCCAGCGCAACCTGGATCGCCTGATTGACGGGCATCGAGGGCGGCGTGGGAATCACGGCGCTGGGATCGTCATCAAGGATGAGGGTCGCATTTTGCGCCGTGGGATCCAGGTCGGCGCCAATCAAGCGGCGAATCTGGTCGAGCTGAAGCTGATACTGGGTCTGCGCCTGCAAGAGCGCGGTCTTATCCTGCGCGAGCTGCGCCTCCGGGTTAAAGATGTCGCCGGGGGCGAGCGCGCCCAGCTCCAGCATTTTCTTGTTGCGGTCGTACGATTGCTGCGCCAGATTCACGGCCTGCTGCTGCACTTTGATCTGGTCACGCGCCTGCACCGTTTGCCAGTACTGATCGGCTGCCTGCTGGATGTCGGTGGCGATAGAAGCCTGCGTCTGGTCGCTCACCACCAGCACCTGCGTCTTGGCGACGAGCAAGGGGGTCTTGGCCTGCAGCCCGGAGCGGTTCTGCAGTAAGGGCTGGGTAAATGAAAATCCGAGGTTGGCGCCAAGGCTGGGATTGAAGGTGTTGAACAAGGCGTTGCTGGAATTCCGGTTGGTGCCAAAATCCGCCAGGATCGTCTGGCCGCTCGATAACACCTGCGAGTATCCAATCGAGCTGCGCTGACTCAGGCTGCTGAGCGTCTCGGCGCCGCTGATCTGACTCGTCTGCGGCTGCACATTGCGGGTGCCGTTGAAGCTGGCCGTGATGCTGGGATCAAACGGGCTGTTGGCGGCAATCACCCCATAGTCCGCGGCATTGTCGTTCAATTGCAGCAAATGCACGGCGGTATCGTTTTTGAGCACCAGTTGCAGAAAATCCTCCAGCGTCAGATGCAAATCACCGTTTTGAATGCGCTGGTTCAGGCCTTCGATGGGCTGCACCGTGGGTGGGCTGAGGTGGAAATGCAGGATGGTTTGCGCACCGAGCGGTGCAGCCACCACGGCAAAGGCCAGGACCGCAACCAGAGTAACGGCCACACGGAGACGCGAACTATTCATAGCGAAGAGCCTCGATAGGATCAATGCGCGCGGCTTTGCGGGCGGGATAAATGCCGAACAGTACCCCCACGCCAACCGACACGCCGAAAGCGATAATGATCGACCAACTGGTGACCACCGTTGGCCAGTGCGCGGTGGCCGCAATCGTCCAGGAAAGGATGTAGCCGAATAAGATGCCCAGCGCACCGCCCGACAGCGAAATCAGCACCGCCTCCGCCAGGAACTGCCGCAGAATGTCGGTCCGGCGCGCTCCCGTGGCCCGCCGCACCCCAATTTCGCGCGTGCGCTCCATGACCGTCGCCAGCACGATGTTCATGATCCCGATGCCGCCCACCAGCAGCGAGATCGCCGCGACGGCGACCATGACCAGCGTGAAGATGCGCTGCGTCTGCTGCTGTTGCGCCAGCAGTGCCGCCGGAACGGTCACGTTGAAATCGTCGGTATTGTGATGCGTCGAATTGAGAATGGCGGTCACCACCGCCGCCGCGGCAACGCTGTTGGCGCTGGGCTTCAGACTCATGTCCACACCGTCGAGAAAATCCTTCTGGCGAAAACTGTTGTCGTAGAAGCGGTTGTCGAAAGTGTTCAGCGGCGTGTAGATGACGTTGTTCCAGTCACGGCTGGTCGCGCCTCCGCTCAACTGTTCATCGAGCACGCCGATCACCCGCAGCCAGCCGTCGTTGACCTTGATGTATTTGCCTACCGCGGCCGTATAGCCAAACAAACTGACTTTCGCAGTCTGACCCAGCACCGCCACCGGCGCGCTGGCGGCGTTATCCAGTTGATCGAAGAAGCTGCCCTCGAGCGCATGAAACCCATGGATCGAGGCAAACGATGGATCCACGCCTTCCAGCGCTGGCATCGCCTGCGTCGGCTGCGGCATCAGGTTCTGCGGGTGCAGCGACCGCCGCGGCGAAAGTTGGCTCAAGCCATCGAGGTTGGCCTGAATGATGCGCACGTCGCGCATCGTCAATCCCGGCGAGGTAAGCCGCCGCGCCTGCAGTTCCTGGGGACTGCCGGGCGCGATGGAGTCCACCATCAGGTTATGCACGCCCAGGGCTTCAATCGTCGCCAGGGCTTGCTGTTTGGCGCCCGCGCTGATCGCCAGCATGCCGATCACGGCGCCCACCCCGAAGACCATGCCCAGGCCGGTCAGCATCGTGCGCGTCTTTTGCGCACGCAGGTTCTGGCTGGCCTGAACCAGGTCAGTTCCAATCCGTGAGAAATCGTTCATTTAAAGTCCTCGACCCCCGCCGCCGGGTCCGCCGCCGGGCCCGCCCCCGCCAGGACCACCACGGCCGCCAAAGCCTCCGCGGCCTCCGCGGCCCCCGCGGCCCCCGCGCCGGCCGCCCGCGCCGCGTTCCTGGCCTGGCTTTGCGCCCGGGGAGGGCGTAGCGTCCGCCGCGCTGCCGCCACCTCCGCTGGCGCGATTTTGGGGATTGGTCAGCGCCAGCACGTCGCCTTGCGCCACGCCTTCCAGCACCACCTGGCTTTCGCTGCGCCCAATCACCTTCACCGGCACCTGGGCAAATTCTCCACTGCGGCGGAGGAAGACCACTTGCTGGCCGGCTTGGTTAAAGACGGTCTGCGCGGGGGCGTGGAGCACATTCGGCATCACATCGGTCGTCACTACCGCGTTGGCGGTAAAGCCAGGGTGCAGCTCGGGTAAAGGATCCAGCAGCTTCACATCGCACTCCACTTGCCGGTCCCACACCGGACCCGTGGCCTGGCCCAGCGCCGTGATGCTGCCGTGGAATGTGCGGCCCGGGAGCGGAATAAAATTGATCGCCACCGGTTGTTCCGGCTGCAGGTGCCCAGCGTCCAGCTCGTTCACCTGGAGCGCCACCTGCCAGGAACTCGTATCCGGAATTTCAGCGACCGTCTGACCGTGGCGAACCGTGTCGCCTACCTGAAAGTCCTGTGCCGCCTGCCCCGCGAACCCGCGCATGAAGCCCGAGTTGGTTTCAATCGCCACGTAGCCGGCATGGGAGGCGCGTAGCGTCATGGCCGCAATATCGGCTTGTGCCGTAGCCGCGTCGGCTTCCGCTTTCTTCTCCGCCGCCAGTTGCACCGCGATGGTGGCCTCGTTGCTGGCCTTGCGGCTGGCGATATCGTGTTCCAGTTGCGCCAGCCGGGCCTGATCCGATTTCAACTGCAGGTCGTTTTCCTGCGCCTGAATCTGCGGCAGAATCGGATTCTGCTGCACCTGCAATTTGTCGAGCTGGATCTGATACCGCGCATTGACCAGCGCGTAGTTGTCCGAGGCGGTTTGCGCCGCCGTTTGCGATTCTGCCAGCGCCACCTGCTGCCGCGCCTGATCCAGCGCCTCTTCGGCCTGCGTGAGGCTGTAATGCTCCTGCGTGGTATCAAACTGCACAACCACATCACCCGGCTTCACCAGCGTGCCGGGGGGCAGCAGGGAGCTGATCGTCAGTTGCCCATGACGGATGGAGGGTCCTACCAGCAAATCGGCATTGCCGCCTTGGAGCGTGCCCGGCGCGAACACTTGCAGCCGCACCGGGCTCCGTTGCACGATCGCGGTGGGAACGCCCGCCGTAGGCGAGGGATTGAGCGCGCGGATCAGCGCCCAGGCTCCCCAGGCGACCGCCAACACTACCGCGATGACGATGACCCAGCGCAGCAGGCGCGTCAGCGCCGAGCCGCCATTGCGGCCCAATCGCTTGGGCGGCGGCGTAACTTCGGTAAGCGGGGGAACGGGACTGGTCATGATCTGACTTTCAGTGTTTGATCTTGCCCGGCTGCGGCTGCTTCAACGCGATGCGCGTGCCCGCCTGGATTCCGGAAACCGCGGCATTGTCCGCCGAGCGCGCCAGCACGCTCACCGGCGCCGGCGTAAAGTGATCCCCATTCTGCACGTAAACATTGGGCTTCCCCTCAATCGGGAAAATGGCCTCCGCCGGCACAATGATGGCGTTGGGGATGCGCTTGGTCACCACATCCACGCTGCCGTTCATCGCCGGCTGCATGCGCGGCGAGAACTGATCGATGGAGGCGTTGACGCGAAAGACCTGCGGCGGCGGCCAGGTCGTCCCGAAGTCGGGTTCGGTGAGCGCGGAAATCGACAATATCCTGCCCCGAATCGGCAGCTCCGGCAACGAATCCAGCGTCATCCGGATCGGCTGGCCGGCCAGCAGTTGCCCGCGGGTGACTTCCGAGACCTTCGCCAGCACCTGCAGCGTTTTCATGTCCGGAATTTCCGCGAAGGCGCCGTTGCCCCACACACTGTCGCCCACCTTGAAGGGCGCCTCGTTGTCGTGCCCATTGGAGTGGTTCATCAGATAGGTAATGTGCCCGGTAATCGGCGCATGCACCGTCATCTCTTCAATCTGTTTGCTGATCAGATCGTAGTCCGCCTGGGCCTTCTCCTCCGAGCGCAGATCGGTAGCGATCTGCGCCGCGCTGGACGCCTTGTGCGACTGTACCGTCGCCTTTTCCACCTTGAGCTGTTCTTCGGCCATGCCCAGCGCCAGTTTGGCTTCCTTGCCGTCAATTGCGCTTTGCACCGACTTCAGCACCACATTCAATTTCGCCTTGGCGACCGCATTTTCATCCGTAGCGAGATCCAGGGCATCCTGCTGATCGGTAATCTTGGCCTGCGCCTGAACTTGCGCCAACTGGGCTTTCGCCTGATTGAGCGTCGCCAGATCGGAGACCTGCACATCTTTGGCCGTGCCGGAATCGAAGGTAGCCACCACCTCTCCGGCGTGTACCAGGCTGCCCGAAGGCGCCAGCGAGGCGATGATCAGTCCGCTGATGCGCGGCGCCTGAATTTGCACCGAGCGCACCGGATTCAGAGAACCACGCACCGACACGGTCACCTGAAACGTACCCTGGCGCGCGCTCACCGTGGGTACGTCCGGCGCCATGGCTTTGGAGCGGAAGGCTCGCACGCCGTAATACACCGCTCCCGCAATAAGGATCACCACGACGATTTGCAACCAGCGTTTCATCGCTATTCACCCGCTCCAATAATGACGGCCGGAACCTGCACGCGTTGCCCCGATTTCAGCCCGGCTAGAATCTGCACTTGCTGGTTGTCAAAGTTGCCCAACTGAACTTTTTGCTGCTTCCACTGGCCATCCGCCGTCTGCACGATCACGTAGGGCTGACTCTGCCCGAAATGCACCGCCCGGCGCGGCACCAGCAAATGCGACTGCGGACTGGTGATCTTCAGATCGATCGCCGCAGATAGATCGGGCAGCAACTTGGCGCTGGCCGCGTCCACCTGAAACAACGCCGAAAACGTGCGCACCGTGTCGCCGAACCCGCCCGTCGCCACCGCAATCGGACTGGCCGTCAGCAGATGCACCGGCAACACCACTCCCGGAAAAGCATCCAGCGTGAGCGTGCCTTTCATGCCCGGGGTGAGGGTGGCGTCATCGGCCTCATTGATTTGCGCGTTGACCTCCATGTTGGTAGGGTCAAATATGCGCAGCAGCTCCTGGCCGCTGAAAAGCTGATCTCCCGGTTCCGCCGGCCCCATGCCATCGCTGCGGCGCACCGGCACCAGCCCCACCATGCCGGAAATGGGCGCGCGAATCGTCAGTGCCTCGACGTTGCCCTCGTCCCGCTCCCAATTCACCTTCGCCTGATCGCTTTGCAGTTGCAACACCCGCAACTGCGCGGCATCGGCCTTCGCCATTAGGACATTCTGCTTCTCAATGCTGGCAATATCCGCTTTGAAGTTGGTGACGTTAATCTGGTCCGACTTGAGCTGAATCTCGGTCAGCACCGGCCCCTTCGACAGCTCCAGCTCAGCATTGCCGAAGTTCGTTTGCGCCTGCTTCAGGGTAGCCGCCCGCGTCTCGCTATTGGCTTTATTCACCGCCGCCTGGTTGGCGACCTTATGCACCGAGGCCTCGTAGGTCGCCTTGTCGTCCAGGGCATCCTGCGCCACCTGCGTGTCGTCAAAGCTGGCCAGGATCTCGCCTTGAGTCACCTTCGTGCCGCTGGCCACAATATTGACCAGAATCTTCATGAAACCCGCACCCCGGATGCGCGGCACCCGGATGACCTGGCTACGCACCGCTTGTGTGGTTCCCGAGACACGCAGATCGCGCGTCAATTTCCCCGGCGCAACGGTGACCGTGCTGTAGTTGGCAATCGCCGGATTTTTTGCCGCCACACTCGCCTGCGGGCTCGCCGCCGGCTTCTGCGCCGTGGCAACCGAACTGCAAGCCGAATTCAGCGCCACCGCGACCGCCAGGGCCACTGGCAGGCAGTACAGACGTAAGGCGTATGCGGTCCTCGCCGACAGGGTCGGGGCCACGGGCCCTCGGCCCTGTCGAGCGCCGAGCGGGTCGCACGGCACAGCCGGGCGGGGCCCCGTGCCAGTTAATGGGGTCGACATAAGAGTGCTTTCTAGTGTAAACGTCGTGACCGCGGCTTTGGTCACACTATGAGGGCAAGAAATTCACAGCTCGCCGTGCCCACCGCCACCACTTGGCTTCTGCGCGGCCTTGGGTGCCGGTTTGGTCACGCCAGCCGCCTGCGGAGGCATGGGAATCACCGGCGGCGGCGTGGGTATGGCAATCTGCAACTGCTGCGGGTTGATCGGACCAATGCCGGCGGCCGGCTGCTCCAACCCGGGCAGTCGTTCTTCACGAGCATCCGCGGCTGTCAGGCCGGCTTCTTGCGACTCTGCCGGCACCGGTAATTGCGCGGTGATCACCAGGACATCCTGCAAGCGCCCCAGTTCGGCGGCCGGTTTCACCGCCAGCGCCTTGAAGATTCCATCATGACTGGTGAGAACCGCCGTCACCGTTCCCACAGGGATACCTTTGGGGTATACCTGATCTTCGCCTGACGTGACCACTTCGTCTCCGGGCTTCACCACTTCGTTCTTCAAAACGTGCTCGACTTGCGCCGCCCCGGCGCCCAAGCCATGCAGAATGCCGCGATAGCCTTGCGCGCCCACCAGAACCCCCACCCCAGCGTCCGCCTGGGTAAGAAGCAGCACCTGCGAGGAGTTGGCGAGCACTTGGCTGAGCTTGCCCACCAGTCCCTGCGGCGTGATTACCGCCATATTGGTACGCAGACCCTGGTTGCGCCCCCGGTTCACGTAAATCGCCTGGGCATCAGGACTCGCTCCGTGGCTGATGACCTGCGCCGGCATGGTAATCATCGTAAAAGACCGGCGAAATCCCAGCAGCGCGTCCAGCCGCGGCAAATCCCGCACCGCCTGCCGAAGCTGCTGGTTCTGCAACTCCAGCTCGGTCACCTGCTTCTGCAATTGCTGATTTTGCTGATGAACGCCGCGCAGCGCGACATAATTCGCGGTGAAATCCCGCACCTTGCTGACGTAATGCTGCGAGATCCGCTCCGCCGGCAAGACCGCTTCAGCACTCCAAAGCCGGATCAACCGGATGCCGCCGGCCTCGGGGCTTCGGATCTGGTAGCCAAGCAGAAGGAGTTGACCCACCACCAGGCCCACCAGCACCCAACGACCGTGCCCGTAATGCCGCAACTCTGCCATCAGCTATCAGCTTTCCGCCACCAACCCTACCCTGTCAATCCCCGGTGCCCCGCGCCCACCACCACCCACCACCGCCTGTATCACTGATCAATGGAGATTTTGCGCAGCAGCTTGAAGTCGCTGAGCATTTTCCCCGTGCCCAGCACTACGCTCGCCAGCGGATCGTCGGCAATGGAAACCGGCAACCCGGTCTCTTCGCGGATACGCTTATCCAGGTTCTTGAGCAACGCTCCGCCGCCCGTCAGCACGATGCCCTTGTCGCTGATATCCGCGCTCAGCTCCGGCGGCGTGCGCTCCAGCGCCACCCGGATGGCATTGATAATCGTGCCCACGCTCTCGCTCAGCGCTTCCCGCACTTCCGCATCCTGAATCACCAGCGTCTTGGGCACGCCCTCGATCAGATTGCGGCCCTTGATCTCAAACGTCTCCGGCTGATCCAGCGGATACGCCGAGCCGATGCTGATTTTCACCTGCTCGGCCGTGCGTTCGCCAATCAATAGGTTGTACTTACGCTTCAGGAAATTGGTGATGGCGTCGTCCATCTCGTTGCCGGCCACGCGCACCGAGCGCGAGTAAACAATGCCGGAGAGCGAAATCACCGCGATGTCGGTGGTCCCTCCGCCGATATCGACCACCATGTTCCCGCTCGGTTCGGTAATCGGCAGTCCGGCCCCGATCGCCGCCACCATCGCCTGCTCCACCAGA
Protein-coding regions in this window:
- a CDS encoding rod shape-determining protein, with the translated sequence MSIRTLFSVFSSDLAIDLGTANTLVYARGKGIVVNEPSIVAINRVNGEVEAVGKEAKEMLGRTPGNIVAIRPMKDGVIADFKVTEKMLNYFIQKAHNRKVLVHPRIVIGVPSEITQVEKRAVMDSAYRAKASEVFLVEQAMVAAIGAGLPITEPSGNMVVDIGGGTTDIAVISLSGIVYSRSVRVAGNEMDDAITNFLKRKYNLLIGERTAEQVKISIGSAYPLDQPETFEIKGRNLIEGVPKTLVIQDAEVREALSESVGTIINAIRVALERTPPELSADISDKGIVLTGGGALLKNLDKRIREETGLPVSIADDPLASVVLGTGKMLSDFKLLRKISIDQ